One part of the Arabidopsis thaliana chromosome 1 sequence genome encodes these proteins:
- the ALB4 gene encoding OxaA/YidC-like membrane insertion protein (ALBINA 4 (ALB4); CONTAINS InterPro DOMAIN/s: Membrane insertion protein, OxaA/YidC (InterPro:IPR001708), Membrane insertion protein, OxaA/YidC, core (InterPro:IPR020001); BEST Arabidopsis thaliana protein match is: 63 kDa inner membrane family protein (TAIR:AT2G28800.1); Has 8883 Blast hits to 8828 proteins in 2598 species: Archae - 0; Bacteria - 5941; Metazoa - 162; Fungi - 75; Plants - 144; Viruses - 0; Other Eukaryotes - 2561 (source: NCBI BLink).), which translates to MSSTISLKPTHLILSSFSTGKVLQFRRSRFSHTPSSSSSRYRTLVAQLGFRPDSFDFIKDHAENLLYTIADAAVSSSETFESVAGTTTKTTQSNDWFSGIANYMETILKVLKDGLSTVHVPYSYGFAIILLTVLVKAATFPLTKKQVESAMAMKSLTPQIKAIQERYAGDQEKIQLETARLYKLAGINPLAGCLPTLATIPVWIGLYRALSNVADEGLLTEGFFWIPSLAGPTTVAARQNGSGISWLFPFIEGHPPLGWPDTLAYLVLPLLLVFSQYLSIQIMQSSQSNDPAMKSSQAVTKLLPLMIGYFALSVPSGLSLYWLTNNILSTAQQVWLQKYGGAKNPVEKFTNLVTKEDKTQQIEKSFSEPLVQKSVSELKIPREKGGEKVTPECPKPGERFRLLKEQEAKRRREKEERQKAEAALSNQNTDKAHEQDEKSDTAIVAEDDKKTELSAVDETSDGTVAVNGKPSIQKDETTNGTFGIGHDTEQQHSHETEKR; encoded by the exons ATGTCTTCAACAATATCCCTAAAGCCGACGCACCTTATCCTCTCCTCTTTCTCCACAGGCAAAGTCCTCCAATTCCGCCGCTCCCGTTTCAGCCACACaccgtcgtcgtcgtcgtctcgTTATCGGACTCTCGTAGCTCAACTCGGGTTCAGACcagattcttttgatttcatcaAGGACCATGCCGAGAATCTGCTGTACACGATCGCTGATGCCGCCGTTTCGTCCTCTGAAACCTTTGAATCTGTCGCCGGCACTACTACCAAAACGACCCAGAGCAATGATTGGTTCTCTGGTATTGCTAATTACATGGAAACTATTCTCAAG GTTTTGAAAGATGGGTTATCAACTGTACATGTTCCTTATTCCTATGGTTTCGCTATCATTCTATTGACTGTGCTTGTTAAGGCTGCTACGTTCCCATTGACGAAAAAACag GTTGAATCTGCCATGGCTATGAAATCTTTGACGCCTCAAATAAAGGCTATTCAGGAACGGTATGCTGGTGATCAG GAGAAAATTCAGCTTGAAACTGCTAGATTGTATAAGCTTGCTGGAATAAATCCCCTTGCAG GCTGCCTCCCCACACTAGCCACGATACCTGTCTGGATTGGGCTATATAGAGCCCTCTCAAATGTTGCAGATGAG GGGCTCTTAACGGAAGGTTTTTTCTGGATACCTTCTCTTGCTGGTCCAACGACTGTTGCTGCAAGACAGAATGGCAGTGGAATCTCATGGCTGTTCCCTTTCATT GAGGGACACCCACCTCTCGGATGGCCAGACACATTAGCATATCTTGTCTTACCTCTATTGCTCGTCTTCTCTCAATACCTCTCCATTCAAATTATGCAGTCCTCGCAG AGTAATGATCCAGCCATGAAGAGCTCACAAGCAGTGACTAAGCTTCTTCCACTGATGATTGGCTATTTTGCATTATCAGTTCCTTCTGGTTTAAGTCTTTATTG GCTGACCAACAACATTTTGAGCACGGCACAGCAAGTATGGCTTCAAAAATATGGTGGTGCTAAGAATCCAGTGGAGAAATTCACTAATTTGGTCACTAAGGAAgataaaacacaacaaattGAGAAGTCTTTTTCAGAACCACTAGTTCAGAAGTCTGTTTCAGAACTGAAAATACCAAGAGAGAAGGGTGGTGAAAAGGTGACCCCAGAATGCCCCAAACCTGGTGAAAG GTTTAGGCTGCTGAAAGAGCAAGAAGCAAAGAGACGtcgagaaaaagaagagaggcAGAAAGCTGAAGCAGCTCTATCTAATCAAAATACAGACAAAGCACATGAACAAGATGAAAAATCTGATACAGCCATTGTCGCtgaagatgataaaaaaacagaactttCTGCTGTGGATGAAACATCCGATGGCACAGTAGCTGTGAATGGGAAGCCATCCATTCAAAAGGACGAGACTACGAATGGGACATTCGGCATTGGCCATGATACAGAACAACAGCATTCtcatgaaacagagaagaggtAA
- a CDS encoding TCP-1/cpn60 chaperonin family protein (TCP-1/cpn60 chaperonin family protein; FUNCTIONS IN: protein binding; INVOLVED IN: protein folding, cellular protein metabolic process; LOCATED IN: plasma membrane; EXPRESSED IN: 23 plant structures; EXPRESSED DURING: 14 growth stages; CONTAINS InterPro DOMAIN/s: Chaperonin Cpn60/TCP-1 (InterPro:IPR002423), Chaperone, tailless complex polypeptide 1 (InterPro:IPR017998), T-complex protein 1, epsilon subunit (InterPro:IPR012718), Chaperonin TCP-1, conserved site (InterPro:IPR002194); BEST Arabidopsis thaliana protein match is: TCP-1/cpn60 chaperonin family protein (TAIR:AT3G18190.1); Has 35333 Blast hits to 34131 proteins in 2444 species: Archae - 798; Bacteria - 22429; Metazoa - 974; Fungi - 991; Plants - 531; Viruses - 0; Other Eukaryotes - 9610 (source: NCBI BLink).) yields MDVDNQIAKLMVELSRSQDYEIGDGTTGVVVMAGALLEQAERQLDRGIHPIRIAEGYEMASRVAVEHLERIAQKFEFDVNNYEPLVQTCMTTLSSKIVNRCKRSLAEIAVKAVLAVADLERRDVNLDLIKVEGKVGGKLEDTELIYGILIDKDMSHPQMPKQIEDAHIAILTCPFEPPKPKTKHKVDIDTVEKFETLRKQEQQYFDEMVQKCKDVGATLVICQWGFDDEANHLLMHRNLPAVRWVGGVELELIAIATGGRIVPRFQELTPEKLGKAGVVREKSFGTTKERMLYIEHCANSKAVTVFIRGGNKMMIEETKRSIHDALCVARNLIRNKSIVYGGGAAEIACSLAVDAAADKYPGVEQYAIRAFAEALDSVPMALAENSGLQPIETLSAVKSQQIKENIPFYGIDCNDVGTNDMREQNVFETLIGKQQQILLATQVVKMILKIDDVISNSEY; encoded by the exons ATGGATGTTGACAACCAGATTGCGAAACTAATGGTGGAACTGTCGCGGAGTCAGGATTATGAAATTGGTGATGGAACAACAGGTGTTGTTGTTATGGCTGGTGCACTTCTTGAGCAAGCTGAACGTCAGTTAGATAGAGGAATTCATCCCATTCGTATTGCTGAAGGATATGAGATGGCTTCTAGGGTGGCTGTTGAGCATTTGGAGCGTATTGCCCAAAAGTTTGAATTCGATGTTAATAATTATGAGCCTCTGGTTCAGACTTGCATGACTACTCTGTCCTCGAAGAT TGTGAATCGATGCAAGCGCAGCTTAGCTGAGATTGCTGTTAAAGCGGTTCTTGCTGTTGCTGATTTAGAGAGGAGGGATGTTAACTTAGATCTGATCAAAGTAGAGGGGAAAGTTGGGGGAAAGTTGGAGGACACTGAGCTTATTTATGGAATACTGATTGACAAAGATATGAGTCATCCGCAAATGCCAAAGCAGATTGAAGATGCCCACATTGCCATTTTGACTTGTCCCTTTGAGCCACCGAAGCCGAAGACTAAGCATAAGGTGGACATTGATACAGTGGAAAAGTTTGAGACATTGCGCAAGCAAGAGCAGCAATATTTCGATGAGATGGTACAAAAGTGCAAG GATGTTGGTGCTACGCTGGTTATTTGCCAATGGGGATTCGATGATGAGGCAAACCATCTATTGATGCACAGGAATTTGCCTGCTGTCAGATGGGTAGGGGGTGTTGAATTAGAACTTATCGCAATAGCCACAG gCGGTAGAATTGTTCCAAGATTCCAGGAGTTGACCCCAGAGAAGTTAGGGaag GCTGGCGTGGTTCGTGAGAAATCTTTTGGCACAACAAAAGAACGAATGCTGTATATTGAGCACTGTGCGAACTCAAAAGCTGTCACTGTTTTCATCCGTGGAG GTAACAAAATGATGATAGAAGAGACGAAACGTAGTATCCACGATGCTCTGTGTGTGGCTAGGAATCTCATCCGCAACAAATCAATTGTTTATGGAGGTGGGGCAGCTGAAATCGCTTGCTCACTTGCGGTTGATGCAGCTGCTGATAAATACCCTGGCGTGGAGCAG TATGCAATTAGGGCGTTTGCAGAAGCTTTGGACTCTGTCCCTATGGCTCTTGCAGAGAACAGTGGATTACAGCCCATTGAGACACTCTCTGCGGTTAAATCTCAGCAAATTAAG GAGAATATTCCCTTCTATGGAATAGATTGCAATGACGTGGGAACAAACGATATGAGGGAGCAAAATGTGTTTGAAACATTGATCGGGAAACAGCAACAAATTTTGCTAGCTACGCAAGTCGTTAAGATGATTCTAAAGATCGACGATGTCATCTCCAATTCTGAATACTGA
- a CDS encoding ER protein carbohydrate-binding protein (FUNCTIONS IN: molecular_function unknown; INVOLVED IN: biological_process unknown; LOCATED IN: endomembrane system; BEST Arabidopsis thaliana protein match is: protein kinase-related (TAIR:AT3G46280.1); Has 30201 Blast hits to 17322 proteins in 780 species: Archae - 12; Bacteria - 1396; Metazoa - 17338; Fungi - 3422; Plants - 5037; Viruses - 0; Other Eukaryotes - 2996 (source: NCBI BLink).) — MEESSMAQASLICLLLSFSIIMLSNAADISIDCGSSSSHIDADNRTWVGDTDFVATGLTSKFVPFSKFPAELTTLRYFPTGETNCYTNIPVEKGGKVLVRTRFLYGDYDEESTYPTFDVVYDGKHRYSVVTTTFETVTESEAIFIPENGNISVCFFRTLSSKTPFVSTIEVRRLDDSMYTDLGPKEGFILQQRIAYGAQELVRFPYDPYDRIWMPASVFASHLTSSATSIDTTGADNRPPEIILRTSWSQKDMAFYDIKLPFSGVTFYIVIYFSEPLSLGSDQKRSFNVYYEDKQVGSDLIVPPFGAVTQASLRDVVKTELAYLTFEATPDSTLDPLINALELYVISNSGGSGNGTNSTSTSGGGSPSPGGGSGSPPSTGGGSGSPPSTGGGGGSPSKGGGGGKSDSSGKSGEEKSSSNLALPLGISLPTLLSLGAGGWGVWKYFIKPRRHPESELPLKQNISLQVNMGNATVVNAGQ; from the exons GTGGGAGACACAGACTTTGTTGCCACCGGTTTGACTTCTAAATTTGTACCGTTTAGCAAATTCCCTGCTGAACTAACCACACTCCGGTATTTTCCTACGGGAGAGACCAACTGTTACACCAACATTCCGGTGGAAAAAGGTGGGAAAGTCTTAGTTAGGACGAGATTCCTCTATGGTGATTATGATGAAGAATCCACGTATCCGACATTCGATGTAGTGTATGATGGTAAACATCGATATTCGGTCGTCACAACGACATTTGAAACCGTTACTGAATCGGAAGCGATATTTATTCCTGAAAACGGGAATATCAGTGTTTGCTTTTTCCGTACGCTTTCTAGCAAAACCCCTTTTGTGTCTACCATTGAAGTACGAAGGTTGGACGACTCTATGTACACCGATCTTGGCCCTAAGGAAGGTTTCATCCTCCAGCAAAGGATCGCCTACGGTGCGCAGGAATTAGTAAG GTTCCCATATGATCCTTATGATAGAATATGGATGCCAGCATCGGTTTTTGCCTCACATCTAACAAGTTCTGCCACTTCTATCGACACAACAGGAGCTGACAATCGACCACCAGAGATTATCCTTCGGACTTCTTGGTCGCAGAAGGACATGGCTTTCTATGATATAAAGCTACCTTTTTCTGGAGTGACATTTTACATTGTCATTTATTTCTCCGAACCACTAAGCCTTGGTTCTGACCAAAAGCGGTCTTTCAATGTTTACTATGAGGACAAGCAAGTGGGTTCAGATCTAATTGTGCCACCTTTCGGGGCAGTGACTCAAGCTTCTTTGAGGGATGTGGTGAAGACTGAGCTTGCCTATCTGACTTTTGAAGCTACACCAGACTCGACTTTGGACCCACTCATCAACGCTCTCGAGCTCTATGTCATTAGTAATAGTGGTGGAAGTGGAAACGGGACGAATTCAACAAGCACGAGCGGTGGTGGCAGCCCTAGTCCTGGTGGTGGTAGTGGCAGCCCCCCTAGCACTGGCGGTGGTAGTGGCAGCCCCCCTAGCAcaggcggtggtggtggcagCCCAAGCAAGGGCGGTGGTGGAGGCAAATCCG ATTCTTCAGGTAAATCAGGAGAGGAGAAAAGCAGCAGCAACTTAGCTTTACCTCTTGGAATTTCATTACCGACTTTGTTAAGTCTTGGAGCTGGTGGTTGGGGCGTCTGGAAATATTTCATCAAACCTAGGCGCCACCCGGAATCAGAAT TGCCACTCAAACAGAATATAAGTTTACAAGTGAATATGGGAAACGCAACAGTAGTGAATGCTGGGCAATGA
- a CDS encoding ER protein carbohydrate-binding protein (FUNCTIONS IN: molecular_function unknown; INVOLVED IN: biological_process unknown; LOCATED IN: endomembrane system; BEST Arabidopsis thaliana protein match is: protein kinase-related (TAIR:AT3G46280.1); Has 1310 Blast hits to 1260 proteins in 183 species: Archae - 0; Bacteria - 258; Metazoa - 162; Fungi - 42; Plants - 688; Viruses - 16; Other Eukaryotes - 144 (source: NCBI BLink).), producing MEESSMAQASLICLLLSFSIIMLSNAADISIDCGSSSSHIDADNRTWVGDTDFVATGLTSKFVPFSKFPAELTTLRYFPTGETNCYTNIPVEKGGKVLVRTRFLYGDYDEESTYPTFDVVYDGKHRYSVVTTTFETVTESEAIFIPENGNISVCFFRTLSSKTPFVSTIEVRRLDDSMYTDLGPKEGFILQQRIAYGAQELVRFPYDPYDRIWMPASVFASHLTSSATSIDTTGADNRPPEIILRTSWSQKDMAFYDIKLPFSGVTFYIVIYFSEPLSLGSDQKRSFNVYYEDKQVGSDLIVPPFGAVTQASLRDVVKTELAYLTFEATPDSTLDPLINALELYVISNSGGSGNGTNSTSTSGGGSPSPGGGSGSPPSTGGGSGSPPSTGGGGGSPSKGGGGGKSGGSNNGDGGTNKASEDEKSADSSGKSGEEKSSSNLALPLGISLPTLLSLGAGGWGVWKYFIKPRRHPESECSATQTEYKFTSEYGKRNSSECWAMTTTYIYYMRIHHHSSPSNICYSFFLLIYWLLDVIYTISVFSSYVSHIFILKQKSLTIMKCLSLWFSPPKFGYRY from the exons GTGGGAGACACAGACTTTGTTGCCACCGGTTTGACTTCTAAATTTGTACCGTTTAGCAAATTCCCTGCTGAACTAACCACACTCCGGTATTTTCCTACGGGAGAGACCAACTGTTACACCAACATTCCGGTGGAAAAAGGTGGGAAAGTCTTAGTTAGGACGAGATTCCTCTATGGTGATTATGATGAAGAATCCACGTATCCGACATTCGATGTAGTGTATGATGGTAAACATCGATATTCGGTCGTCACAACGACATTTGAAACCGTTACTGAATCGGAAGCGATATTTATTCCTGAAAACGGGAATATCAGTGTTTGCTTTTTCCGTACGCTTTCTAGCAAAACCCCTTTTGTGTCTACCATTGAAGTACGAAGGTTGGACGACTCTATGTACACCGATCTTGGCCCTAAGGAAGGTTTCATCCTCCAGCAAAGGATCGCCTACGGTGCGCAGGAATTAGTAAG GTTCCCATATGATCCTTATGATAGAATATGGATGCCAGCATCGGTTTTTGCCTCACATCTAACAAGTTCTGCCACTTCTATCGACACAACAGGAGCTGACAATCGACCACCAGAGATTATCCTTCGGACTTCTTGGTCGCAGAAGGACATGGCTTTCTATGATATAAAGCTACCTTTTTCTGGAGTGACATTTTACATTGTCATTTATTTCTCCGAACCACTAAGCCTTGGTTCTGACCAAAAGCGGTCTTTCAATGTTTACTATGAGGACAAGCAAGTGGGTTCAGATCTAATTGTGCCACCTTTCGGGGCAGTGACTCAAGCTTCTTTGAGGGATGTGGTGAAGACTGAGCTTGCCTATCTGACTTTTGAAGCTACACCAGACTCGACTTTGGACCCACTCATCAACGCTCTCGAGCTCTATGTCATTAGTAATAGTGGTGGAAGTGGAAACGGGACGAATTCAACAAGCACGAGCGGTGGTGGCAGCCCTAGTCCTGGTGGTGGTAGTGGCAGCCCCCCTAGCACTGGCGGTGGTAGTGGCAGCCCCCCTAGCAcaggcggtggtggtggcagCCCAAGCAAGGGCGGTGGTGGAGGCAAATCCG GAGGAAGCAATAATGGAGATGGAGGAACCAACAAAGCTAGTGAAGATGAAAAATCTGCAG ATTCTTCAGGTAAATCAGGAGAGGAGAAAAGCAGCAGCAACTTAGCTTTACCTCTTGGAATTTCATTACCGACTTTGTTAAGTCTTGGAGCTGGTGGTTGGGGCGTCTGGAAATATTTCATCAAACCTAGGCGCCACCCGGAATCAGAATGTTC TGCCACTCAAACAGAATATAAGTTTACAAGTGAATATGGGAAACGCAACAGTAGTGAATGCTGGGCAATGACGACGACTTACATCTACTACATGCGGATCCATCATCACTCATCACCCTCCAATAtatgttattctttttttctcctgATTTATTGGTTGTTAGATGTAATTTATACTATTTCAGTCTTTTCATCGTATGtttcacatatttttatacttaaacaaaaatcactAACAATCATGAAATGTTTATCTCTATGGTTTTCTCCACCAAAGTTCGGGTATAGATATTAG
- a CDS encoding ER protein carbohydrate-binding protein (FUNCTIONS IN: molecular_function unknown; INVOLVED IN: biological_process unknown; LOCATED IN: endomembrane system; BEST Arabidopsis thaliana protein match is: protein kinase-related (TAIR:AT3G46280.1); Has 30201 Blast hits to 17322 proteins in 780 species: Archae - 12; Bacteria - 1396; Metazoa - 17338; Fungi - 3422; Plants - 5037; Viruses - 0; Other Eukaryotes - 2996 (source: NCBI BLink).), translating into MEESSMAQASLICLLLSFSIIMLSNAADISIDCGSSSSHIDADNRTWVGDTDFVATGLTSKFVPFSKFPAELTTLRYFPTGETNCYTNIPVEKGGKVLVRTRFLYGDYDEESTYPTFDVVYDGKHRYSVVTTTFETVTESEAIFIPENGNISVCFFRTLSSKTPFVSTIEVRRLDDSMYTDLGPKEGFILQQRIAYGAQELVRFPYDPYDRIWMPASVFASHLTSSATSIDTTGADNRPPEIILRTSWSQKDMAFYDIKLPFSGVTFYIVIYFSEPLSLGSDQKRSFNVYYEDKQVGSDLIVPPFGAVTQASLRDVVKTELAYLTFEATPDSTLDPLINALELYVISNSGGSGNGTNSTSTSGGGSPSPGGGSGSPPSTGGGSGSPPSTGGGGGSPSKGGGGGKSGGSNNGDGGTNKASEDEKSADSSGKSGEEKSSSNLALPLGISLPTLLSLGAGGWGVWKYFIKPRRHPESELPLKQNISLQVNMGNATVVNAGQ; encoded by the exons GTGGGAGACACAGACTTTGTTGCCACCGGTTTGACTTCTAAATTTGTACCGTTTAGCAAATTCCCTGCTGAACTAACCACACTCCGGTATTTTCCTACGGGAGAGACCAACTGTTACACCAACATTCCGGTGGAAAAAGGTGGGAAAGTCTTAGTTAGGACGAGATTCCTCTATGGTGATTATGATGAAGAATCCACGTATCCGACATTCGATGTAGTGTATGATGGTAAACATCGATATTCGGTCGTCACAACGACATTTGAAACCGTTACTGAATCGGAAGCGATATTTATTCCTGAAAACGGGAATATCAGTGTTTGCTTTTTCCGTACGCTTTCTAGCAAAACCCCTTTTGTGTCTACCATTGAAGTACGAAGGTTGGACGACTCTATGTACACCGATCTTGGCCCTAAGGAAGGTTTCATCCTCCAGCAAAGGATCGCCTACGGTGCGCAGGAATTAGTAAG GTTCCCATATGATCCTTATGATAGAATATGGATGCCAGCATCGGTTTTTGCCTCACATCTAACAAGTTCTGCCACTTCTATCGACACAACAGGAGCTGACAATCGACCACCAGAGATTATCCTTCGGACTTCTTGGTCGCAGAAGGACATGGCTTTCTATGATATAAAGCTACCTTTTTCTGGAGTGACATTTTACATTGTCATTTATTTCTCCGAACCACTAAGCCTTGGTTCTGACCAAAAGCGGTCTTTCAATGTTTACTATGAGGACAAGCAAGTGGGTTCAGATCTAATTGTGCCACCTTTCGGGGCAGTGACTCAAGCTTCTTTGAGGGATGTGGTGAAGACTGAGCTTGCCTATCTGACTTTTGAAGCTACACCAGACTCGACTTTGGACCCACTCATCAACGCTCTCGAGCTCTATGTCATTAGTAATAGTGGTGGAAGTGGAAACGGGACGAATTCAACAAGCACGAGCGGTGGTGGCAGCCCTAGTCCTGGTGGTGGTAGTGGCAGCCCCCCTAGCACTGGCGGTGGTAGTGGCAGCCCCCCTAGCAcaggcggtggtggtggcagCCCAAGCAAGGGCGGTGGTGGAGGCAAATCCG GAGGAAGCAATAATGGAGATGGAGGAACCAACAAAGCTAGTGAAGATGAAAAATCTGCAG ATTCTTCAGGTAAATCAGGAGAGGAGAAAAGCAGCAGCAACTTAGCTTTACCTCTTGGAATTTCATTACCGACTTTGTTAAGTCTTGGAGCTGGTGGTTGGGGCGTCTGGAAATATTTCATCAAACCTAGGCGCCACCCGGAATCAGAAT TGCCACTCAAACAGAATATAAGTTTACAAGTGAATATGGGAAACGCAACAGTAGTGAATGCTGGGCAATGA
- the ALB4 gene encoding OxaA/YidC-like membrane insertion protein (ALBINA 4 (ALB4); CONTAINS InterPro DOMAIN/s: Membrane insertion protein, OxaA/YidC (InterPro:IPR001708), Membrane insertion protein, OxaA/YidC, core (InterPro:IPR020001); BEST Arabidopsis thaliana protein match is: 63 kDa inner membrane family protein (TAIR:AT2G28800.1); Has 8058 Blast hits to 8029 proteins in 2465 species: Archae - 0; Bacteria - 5573; Metazoa - 87; Fungi - 22; Plants - 115; Viruses - 0; Other Eukaryotes - 2261 (source: NCBI BLink).), which translates to MSSTISLKPTHLILSSFSTGKVLQFRRSRFSHTPSSSSSRYRTLVAQLGFRPDSFDFIKDHAENLLYTIADAAVSSSETFESVAGTTTKTTQSNDWFSGIANYMETILKVESAMAMKSLTPQIKAIQERYAGDQEKIQLETARLYKLAGINPLAGCLPTLATIPVWIGLYRALSNVADEGLLTEGFFWIPSLAGPTTVAARQNGSGISWLFPFIEGHPPLGWPDTLAYLVLPLLLVFSQYLSIQIMQSSQSNDPAMKSSQAVTKLLPLMIGYFALSVPSGLSLYWLTNNILSTAQQVWLQKYGGAKNPVEKFTNLVTKEDKTQQIEKSFSEPLVQKSVSELKIPREKGGEKVTPECPKPGERFRLLKEQEAKRRREKEERQKAEAALSNQNTDKAHEQDEKSDTAIVAEDDKKTELSAVDETSDGTVAVNGKPSIQKDETTNGTFGIGHDTEQQHSHETEKR; encoded by the exons ATGTCTTCAACAATATCCCTAAAGCCGACGCACCTTATCCTCTCCTCTTTCTCCACAGGCAAAGTCCTCCAATTCCGCCGCTCCCGTTTCAGCCACACaccgtcgtcgtcgtcgtctcgTTATCGGACTCTCGTAGCTCAACTCGGGTTCAGACcagattcttttgatttcatcaAGGACCATGCCGAGAATCTGCTGTACACGATCGCTGATGCCGCCGTTTCGTCCTCTGAAACCTTTGAATCTGTCGCCGGCACTACTACCAAAACGACCCAGAGCAATGATTGGTTCTCTGGTATTGCTAATTACATGGAAACTATTCTCAAG GTTGAATCTGCCATGGCTATGAAATCTTTGACGCCTCAAATAAAGGCTATTCAGGAACGGTATGCTGGTGATCAG GAGAAAATTCAGCTTGAAACTGCTAGATTGTATAAGCTTGCTGGAATAAATCCCCTTGCAG GCTGCCTCCCCACACTAGCCACGATACCTGTCTGGATTGGGCTATATAGAGCCCTCTCAAATGTTGCAGATGAG GGGCTCTTAACGGAAGGTTTTTTCTGGATACCTTCTCTTGCTGGTCCAACGACTGTTGCTGCAAGACAGAATGGCAGTGGAATCTCATGGCTGTTCCCTTTCATT GAGGGACACCCACCTCTCGGATGGCCAGACACATTAGCATATCTTGTCTTACCTCTATTGCTCGTCTTCTCTCAATACCTCTCCATTCAAATTATGCAGTCCTCGCAG AGTAATGATCCAGCCATGAAGAGCTCACAAGCAGTGACTAAGCTTCTTCCACTGATGATTGGCTATTTTGCATTATCAGTTCCTTCTGGTTTAAGTCTTTATTG GCTGACCAACAACATTTTGAGCACGGCACAGCAAGTATGGCTTCAAAAATATGGTGGTGCTAAGAATCCAGTGGAGAAATTCACTAATTTGGTCACTAAGGAAgataaaacacaacaaattGAGAAGTCTTTTTCAGAACCACTAGTTCAGAAGTCTGTTTCAGAACTGAAAATACCAAGAGAGAAGGGTGGTGAAAAGGTGACCCCAGAATGCCCCAAACCTGGTGAAAG GTTTAGGCTGCTGAAAGAGCAAGAAGCAAAGAGACGtcgagaaaaagaagagaggcAGAAAGCTGAAGCAGCTCTATCTAATCAAAATACAGACAAAGCACATGAACAAGATGAAAAATCTGATACAGCCATTGTCGCtgaagatgataaaaaaacagaactttCTGCTGTGGATGAAACATCCGATGGCACAGTAGCTGTGAATGGGAAGCCATCCATTCAAAAGGACGAGACTACGAATGGGACATTCGGCATTGGCCATGATACAGAACAACAGCATTCtcatgaaacagagaagaggtAA